A stretch of DNA from Pseudonocardia hierapolitana:
GCCGCGGCGGGCTTCCCGGTCGTGGAACCGGAGTTCGTGAACGAGGGCGAGGGCGACCTGTTGGTGGTCGGCGACGTCGTGCTGGCCGGGCACGGGTTCCGCACGGACCCGCGCGCCCACGCCGAGGCGGCCGCCGTGTTCGGCCGCGAAGTCGTGCCGCTCGAGCTCGTGGACCCGTGCTTCTACCACCTCGACACGGCGGTGGCCGTGCTCGACGACGCGCACATCGCCTGGCTGCCCGCGGCCTTCACACCGGCGTCGCAGGAGGTGCTGCGGGCCCGGTTCCCGGAGGGGATCGTCGCAGGCCCGGCCGACGCCGCCGTGCTCGGCCTCAACGCCGTGAGCGACGGCCGCCACGTCGTGCTCCCCGCGCAGGCCACCGGCCTGGCCGCGGCACTCCGCGAGCGTGGCTACACGCCTGTGCCCGTCGACC
This window harbors:
- the ddaH gene encoding dimethylargininase, translating into MTSVLPRPVAAAEPVARPRHYLMCRPEHFEVRYAINPWMRPGRPVDRERALAQWEALRQAYLDLGHRVDLIDPVPGLPDMVYAANGATVVDGTVLGARFRHPQRQAEAAAHRDWFAAAGFPVVEPEFVNEGEGDLLVVGDVVLAGHGFRTDPRAHAEAAAVFGREVVPLELVDPCFYHLDTAVAVLDDAHIAWLPAAFTPASQEVLRARFPEGIVAGPADAAVLGLNAVSDGRHVVLPAQATGLAAALRERGYTPVPVDLSELLNGGGGPKCCTLEVRS